From Streptomyces sp. TLI_105, the proteins below share one genomic window:
- a CDS encoding GntR family transcriptional regulator yields the protein MAVSGQRRRPVVALYERIADAVHDGTYPPGSTLPSEPKLAAELGVSRPALREALLLLQEDGVLTVRRGVGRTVNDRPPRRGFEHVQPLEELIGAGAPLRVRALLRTVEEPTDFTTQHLLAPARAELRFWESVLGGEGTAAALSHEWAAPDELLDRVHPEFARALRAAEAETGAGGAVSMLAVLVGASRETALSAHSGITATLLGRRRGEQLGRPADTPAVLVTQVVRVGETPVLAAKHMLPTGTPALPVLQSY from the coding sequence GTGGCGGTCAGCGGACAGCGGCGGCGACCGGTCGTGGCGCTCTACGAGCGGATCGCGGACGCCGTCCACGACGGCACCTACCCGCCGGGCTCCACGCTCCCCTCCGAGCCGAAGCTCGCCGCCGAGCTGGGCGTCAGCCGGCCGGCCCTGCGCGAGGCGCTGCTGCTGCTCCAGGAGGACGGCGTCCTCACGGTGCGGCGCGGGGTGGGCCGTACCGTCAACGACCGTCCGCCCCGGCGCGGCTTCGAGCACGTCCAGCCCCTGGAGGAGCTGATCGGCGCGGGCGCCCCCCTGCGGGTGCGGGCGCTGCTCAGGACCGTCGAGGAGCCGACCGACTTCACCACCCAGCACCTGCTCGCGCCCGCCCGCGCCGAGCTGCGGTTCTGGGAGTCCGTACTGGGCGGGGAGGGCACGGCGGCGGCGCTGAGCCACGAGTGGGCGGCGCCCGACGAGCTGCTCGACCGCGTGCACCCGGAGTTCGCGCGGGCCCTGCGGGCGGCGGAGGCCGAGACGGGGGCCGGCGGCGCGGTCTCGATGCTGGCGGTGCTGGTGGGGGCGTCTCGGGAGACGGCCCTGAGCGCGCACAGCGGGATCACGGCGACGCTGCTCGGGCGGCGGCGCGGGGAGCAGCTGGGGCGCCCGGCGGACACCCCCGCCGTCCTGGTCACCCAGGTGGTGCGGGTCGGCGAGACCCCGGTCCTGGCGGCCAAGCACATGCTCCCGACGGGCACGCCCGCGCTGCCGGTGCTGCAGTCGTACTGA
- a CDS encoding adenosine deaminase, translating to MHLSDNSATPAAATVSEWIRRAPKAVLHDHLDGGLRPATIVELARECGYTALPTEDPAELAVWFRDAADSGSLERYLETFAHTCAVMQTREALVRIAAECAEDLAADGVVYAEIRYAPEQHLEGGLTLDEVVEAVNDGFREGERRTGGRITVRTLLTGMRHTDRSLEIAELTVAHRDNGVAGFDIAGGEIGNPPARHLAAFQHLKRENCHYTIHAGEAVGAESIHEAVQVCGTERIGHGVRITDDIAEDGTLGRLASYVRDNRIALEVCPTSNLQTGAAKDYASHPIDELRRLGFRITLNTDNRLVSGTTMSEEFQHMVDAFGYGPEVFEEFTVAALEAAFLPLPERQRLIDEVVRPGYAAL from the coding sequence ATGCACTTGTCTGACAACTCTGCCACGCCTGCCGCCGCCACCGTCTCCGAGTGGATCCGCCGGGCCCCCAAGGCCGTCCTCCACGACCACCTCGACGGCGGGCTGCGCCCCGCGACCATCGTCGAGCTGGCGCGGGAGTGCGGCTACACCGCGCTGCCGACCGAGGACCCGGCCGAGCTCGCGGTCTGGTTCCGGGACGCCGCCGACTCCGGTTCGCTGGAGCGCTACCTGGAGACCTTCGCCCACACCTGCGCGGTCATGCAGACCCGCGAGGCGCTCGTGCGCATCGCGGCCGAGTGCGCCGAGGACCTGGCGGCGGACGGCGTCGTCTACGCCGAGATCCGTTACGCCCCCGAGCAGCACCTGGAGGGCGGCCTCACCCTCGACGAGGTCGTCGAGGCGGTGAACGACGGCTTCCGCGAGGGCGAGCGCCGCACCGGCGGCCGGATCACGGTCCGCACCCTCCTCACCGGCATGCGCCACACCGACCGCTCCCTGGAGATCGCGGAGCTCACGGTCGCGCACCGGGACAACGGCGTGGCGGGCTTCGACATAGCCGGCGGCGAGATCGGCAACCCGCCGGCCCGCCACCTCGCCGCCTTCCAGCACCTGAAGCGGGAGAACTGCCACTACACGATCCACGCCGGCGAGGCCGTCGGCGCGGAGTCGATCCACGAGGCCGTGCAGGTCTGCGGCACCGAGCGGATCGGCCACGGCGTGCGGATCACGGACGACATCGCCGAGGACGGCACGCTGGGCCGGCTCGCCTCGTACGTCCGGGACAACCGCATCGCCCTGGAGGTCTGCCCGACCTCCAACCTCCAGACGGGCGCCGCGAAGGACTACGCCTCGCACCCGATCGACGAGCTGCGCCGGCTCGGCTTCCGGATCACGCTCAACACCGACAACCGGCTGGTCTCCGGCACCACCATGAGCGAGGAGTTCCAGCACATGGTGGACGCGTTCGGGTACGGCCCCGAGGTCTTCGAGGAGTTCACGGTCGCCGCCCTGGAGGCCGCCTTCCTGCCGCTGCCGGAGCGGCAGCGGCTGATCGACGAGGTCGTCCGCCCGGGGTACGCGGCGCTGTAG
- a CDS encoding CocE/NonD family hydrolase — MSRAVPRSRKVLALVAGAAALAAPLALAVPASGAEAEAGAYTVTPLRFTVEAGGRSCAVDADLYRPAGADAAHPAPAVLATNGFGGSKSDGSTAAIGKAFAERGYVGLVYSGLGFGKSGCLISLDAPETDGRAAARLVDFLAGSRAADDGTRVDFVTRDGAGDPRVGMIGGSYGGAVQLAAASVDPRIDALVPLITWNDLAYSLAPNAADRATPGVFKWQWANGFYLIGEGQPLLSPSLDPSRINSLGCLHFVTDACDTVRLLNSGRYPAAETEKMLTYARSVSPVSYLDRITAPTLIVQGQSDSLFNLNEARATYDRLRERGVDTRMIWQSWGHSGGQKPGELDLGDPEGSYVGQRVLAWFDRHLRKNAAADTGPAFAWYREGQSAYGTADRVPALSQKLYLSGDGKLVDNRTKVARGSRQYGNWLVPTSHSESSLAGMIGLPDPRPYDTPGTYLGWTSAPLTAPVDLVGAPRATLRVVSPATERVQDSGDAADKLVLFAKLYDVAPDGTKTLVNRLVAPVRVPDVTRPFTVELPGIVHRYETGHRLEFVVAASDTAYSGNRGVKPVTVVSDPESTGTLSLPLVGGGRVG, encoded by the coding sequence GTGTCCCGTGCCGTGCCCCGATCCCGCAAGGTCCTCGCGCTCGTGGCCGGCGCGGCCGCGCTCGCCGCGCCGCTCGCCCTGGCCGTGCCCGCGAGCGGCGCCGAGGCCGAGGCCGGCGCGTACACCGTCACCCCGCTCCGGTTCACCGTCGAGGCGGGCGGCCGGAGTTGCGCGGTCGACGCCGACCTCTACCGGCCCGCCGGTGCGGACGCCGCCCACCCCGCGCCCGCCGTCCTCGCCACCAACGGCTTCGGCGGCAGCAAGAGCGACGGCTCCACCGCCGCGATCGGCAAGGCCTTCGCCGAGCGCGGCTACGTCGGCCTCGTCTACTCGGGCCTCGGCTTCGGGAAGTCCGGCTGCCTGATCTCCCTCGACGCCCCGGAGACCGACGGCCGGGCCGCCGCCCGCCTCGTCGACTTCCTCGCCGGCAGCCGGGCCGCCGACGACGGCACCCGCGTCGACTTCGTCACCCGGGACGGCGCGGGAGACCCGCGCGTCGGCATGATCGGCGGCTCCTACGGCGGGGCCGTCCAACTCGCGGCCGCCTCCGTCGATCCCCGCATCGACGCCCTCGTCCCCCTCATCACCTGGAACGACCTCGCGTACTCGCTCGCCCCCAACGCCGCCGACCGGGCCACCCCCGGCGTCTTCAAATGGCAGTGGGCCAACGGCTTCTACCTCATCGGCGAGGGCCAGCCCCTCCTCTCCCCGTCCCTCGACCCCAGCCGGATCAACTCCCTCGGCTGTCTGCACTTCGTCACCGACGCCTGCGACACCGTGAGGCTCCTCAACTCCGGCCGCTACCCGGCCGCCGAGACCGAGAAGATGCTCACGTACGCCCGCAGCGTCTCACCGGTCTCCTACCTGGACCGGATCACCGCCCCCACCCTGATCGTCCAGGGCCAGTCCGACAGCCTGTTCAACCTCAACGAGGCGCGCGCCACCTACGACCGGCTGCGCGAGCGGGGCGTCGACACCCGGATGATCTGGCAGTCCTGGGGCCACAGCGGCGGACAGAAGCCGGGCGAACTCGACCTCGGCGACCCGGAGGGGAGTTACGTCGGACAGCGCGTCCTCGCCTGGTTCGACCGCCACCTCCGGAAGAACGCGGCCGCGGACACCGGCCCCGCCTTCGCCTGGTACCGCGAGGGGCAGAGCGCTTACGGCACCGCGGACCGGGTCCCGGCGCTCAGCCAGAAGCTGTACCTCTCCGGCGACGGCAAGCTCGTCGACAACCGTACGAAGGTCGCCCGCGGCTCCCGGCAGTACGGCAACTGGCTGGTCCCCACCAGCCACTCCGAATCCTCGCTCGCCGGGATGATCGGACTCCCCGACCCCCGGCCGTACGACACCCCGGGCACCTACCTCGGCTGGACCAGCGCCCCGCTCACCGCGCCCGTGGACCTCGTCGGCGCGCCGAGGGCGACCCTCCGGGTCGTGTCCCCGGCGACCGAACGCGTCCAGGACTCGGGCGACGCCGCCGACAAGCTCGTCCTCTTCGCCAAGCTCTACGACGTCGCGCCCGACGGGACGAAGACCCTGGTCAACCGGCTGGTCGCGCCGGTGCGCGTACCGGACGTCACCCGCCCCTTCACCGTCGAGCTGCCGGGCATCGTCCACCGGTACGAGACGGGCCACCGGCTGGAGTTCGTCGTCGCCGCGAGCGACACCGCGTACTCCGGCAACCGGGGCGTCAAGCCGGTGACCGTCGTCAGCGACCCCGAGTCCACGGGGACGCTCTCCCTTCCCCTGGTGGGCGGGGGAAGGGTCGGCTGA
- a CDS encoding GntR family transcriptional regulator, producing MTGAEEFRPESERVTRVLRDQIIDGTRAPGSRLVEREIAAELDVSRLPVRDALRDLVAEGLVTPRPRTWAVVREFTASDISDLGEVRSALEILGFRLAAQRRTRAGLAKLRADLDAELAAAAKGDGQAARRAAADFHETVTELADNALLSELNATLRSRMRWLLGQHDDFTVVAEEHAELYRGIEARDVERVEKLALRHLETSRDEAAAHQRRTASE from the coding sequence ATGACAGGCGCTGAGGAATTCCGACCCGAATCGGAGCGGGTGACGCGCGTCCTGCGCGACCAGATCATCGACGGGACCCGGGCCCCCGGCAGCAGGCTGGTGGAGCGCGAGATCGCGGCCGAGCTGGACGTGAGCCGGCTGCCCGTCCGCGACGCCCTGCGGGACCTGGTCGCGGAGGGCCTGGTGACACCCCGCCCGCGCACCTGGGCGGTGGTCCGCGAGTTCACGGCGTCCGACATCTCGGACCTCGGCGAGGTCAGGTCCGCCCTGGAGATCCTCGGCTTCCGGCTCGCCGCGCAGCGCCGCACCCGGGCGGGGCTCGCCAAGCTCCGCGCCGACCTCGACGCCGAGCTGGCGGCCGCGGCCAAGGGCGACGGGCAGGCCGCCCGGCGGGCGGCCGCCGACTTCCACGAGACCGTCACGGAGCTGGCCGACAACGCCCTGCTCAGCGAGCTCAACGCGACGCTGCGCAGCCGGATGCGCTGGCTGCTCGGGCAGCACGACGACTTCACCGTCGTCGCCGAGGAGCACGCGGAGCTGTACCGGGGGATCGAGGCGCGGGACGTGGAGCGCGTCGAGAAGCTGGCCCTGCGCCACCTGGAGACGAGCCGGGACGAGGCCGCCGCGCACCAGCGCAGGACGGCGTCGGAGTAG
- a CDS encoding LD-carboxypeptidase: MTGPSSAVEPLTRPERLRPGARVAVVAPSGPVPEERLTAGLDILRGWGLEPVVAPHVLDAHPTLGHLAGADRARARDLTEAWCDPSVSAVLCARGGFGAQRMVDLVDWTAIRAAGPKAFVGYSDVTALHEAFAVRAGFATLHGPMVAAGTFLSDPRTRESLRATLFEPETVRTLGLETARPLVPGRARGVTLGGCASLLAADLGTPHGRPSARGGLLLLEDVGEEPYRLDRILTQLLRSGRLDGVAGIGLGSWEECGPYEEVRAVLADRLGGLGVPVVEEMGFGHSTTALTMPLGIPAVLDADTGTLTLDAPALR, encoded by the coding sequence ATGACCGGCCCGTCCTCCGCCGTCGAACCCCTGACCCGGCCCGAGCGGCTCAGGCCCGGGGCCCGGGTCGCCGTCGTCGCCCCCAGCGGTCCCGTCCCCGAGGAGCGGCTCACGGCCGGGCTCGACATCCTGCGCGGCTGGGGCCTGGAACCGGTGGTCGCCCCGCACGTCCTGGACGCCCACCCCACGCTCGGCCACCTCGCGGGGGCGGACCGGGCGCGCGCCCGCGATCTGACCGAGGCCTGGTGCGACCCGTCGGTCTCCGCCGTGCTCTGCGCGCGCGGCGGGTTCGGGGCCCAACGCATGGTGGACCTGGTCGACTGGACGGCGATACGGGCGGCGGGGCCCAAGGCGTTCGTCGGCTACAGCGACGTCACCGCCCTGCACGAGGCCTTCGCCGTCCGAGCGGGCTTCGCCACCCTGCACGGACCGATGGTCGCCGCCGGCACGTTCCTGTCGGACCCGCGCACCCGGGAGTCGCTGCGGGCCACGCTCTTCGAGCCCGAGACCGTCCGGACCCTCGGCCTGGAGACGGCGCGGCCCCTGGTGCCGGGCCGGGCCCGGGGCGTGACGCTCGGCGGCTGCGCCAGCCTCCTCGCCGCCGACCTCGGCACCCCGCACGGGCGTCCCTCGGCGCGCGGCGGGCTGCTGCTCCTGGAGGACGTGGGGGAGGAGCCGTACCGCCTCGACCGCATCCTCACCCAACTGCTGCGCTCCGGTCGGCTCGACGGGGTCGCGGGCATCGGCCTCGGCTCCTGGGAAGAGTGCGGTCCGTACGAGGAGGTGCGGGCGGTGCTCGCCGACCGGCTCGGCGGGCTCGGGGTGCCGGTCGTGGAGGAGATGGGCTTCGGGCACAGCACCACCGCGCTGACCATGCCGCTCGGCATACCCGCCGTACTCGACGCGGACACGGGCACGCTCACCCTGGACGCACCGGCCCTGCGCTGA
- a CDS encoding prolyl oligopeptidase family serine peptidase — protein MTGGDEMAMTTAGYGSWPSPVDAALAAAHDGRPEYLGAVGDELWWTAPRPAEGGRRALVRRRADGTEQSLLPAPWNVRSRVIEYGGQPWAAIARPAGGPLAVFCHFPDQRLYAYEPDAEPATEPRPLTPLSSVGGGLRWVDPVIRPDRGEVWCVLEEFTGPAPTDVRRVLVAVPLDGSAAEDRAAVRELSDGRHRFVTGPRLSPDGRRAAWIAWDHPRMPWDGTEVQLAEVTPDGTFREARTVAGSAAESIPQVDWDAAGRLLLVSDRTGWWNLYRAEVDADGRLAEPEALCPRAEEFGGPLWQIGLRWFTPLENGLIAVVHGRGTTTLGILDPERRALVDAGGSRTEWAATLAAHGTRVVGVAAGPHRSAELVELDTRTGRSRVVGAAHTDAVDPAYLPEPRIRTFTGPGGREIHAQVHPPRHPGFTGPEGELPPYVIWAHGGPTGRTPLVLDLETAYFTSRGIGVAKVDYGGSTGYGREYRERLREQWGVVDVEDCAAVAAALAAEGTADPARLAVRGGSAGGWTSAASLVSTDVYACGTIIYPVLDLWSWATDETHDFESQYLHGLIGPLDKVPARYKERSPIEHVDRVTAPFLLLQGLDDVICPPAQAERLLARAAGRGVPHAYLAFEGEGHGFRRDDTMTQALEAELALYARTFGIDRTDVPDLEYRA, from the coding sequence ATGACAGGGGGAGACGAGATGGCCATGACCACGGCCGGGTACGGCAGCTGGCCGTCGCCCGTCGACGCCGCGCTCGCCGCCGCCCACGACGGGCGGCCCGAGTACCTCGGTGCCGTCGGCGACGAGCTCTGGTGGACCGCGCCCCGCCCCGCCGAGGGCGGCCGGCGCGCCCTCGTCAGGCGGCGCGCCGACGGCACCGAGCAGAGCCTGCTGCCCGCCCCGTGGAACGTCCGCAGCAGGGTGATCGAGTACGGCGGGCAGCCCTGGGCTGCCATCGCGCGCCCGGCGGGCGGACCGCTCGCCGTGTTCTGCCACTTCCCCGACCAGCGGCTCTACGCGTACGAACCCGACGCCGAGCCCGCCACGGAGCCGCGACCGCTGACCCCGCTCTCCTCCGTCGGCGGCGGACTGCGGTGGGTGGACCCGGTCATCCGCCCGGACCGGGGCGAGGTGTGGTGCGTCCTGGAGGAGTTCACCGGCCCCGCCCCCACCGACGTGCGCCGCGTCCTCGTCGCCGTGCCCCTCGACGGCTCGGCCGCCGAGGACCGTGCCGCCGTCCGGGAACTCTCCGACGGGCGCCACCGGTTCGTCACCGGACCCCGGCTCTCCCCGGACGGCCGCCGGGCGGCCTGGATCGCCTGGGACCACCCCCGGATGCCCTGGGACGGCACCGAGGTCCAGCTCGCCGAGGTCACCCCCGACGGCACCTTCCGGGAGGCCAGGACCGTCGCCGGCTCGGCCGCCGAGTCGATCCCGCAGGTCGACTGGGACGCGGCCGGCCGACTGCTCCTCGTCAGCGACCGCACCGGCTGGTGGAACCTCTACCGCGCCGAGGTCGACGCCGACGGCCGCCTCGCCGAACCGGAGGCGCTCTGTCCCCGCGCCGAGGAGTTCGGCGGCCCGCTCTGGCAGATCGGACTCCGCTGGTTCACCCCCCTGGAGAACGGCCTGATCGCCGTCGTCCACGGCAGGGGGACCACCACCCTCGGGATCCTCGACCCCGAACGCCGCGCCCTCGTCGACGCCGGCGGATCCCGCACCGAGTGGGCCGCGACCCTCGCCGCCCACGGCACCCGGGTGGTCGGCGTCGCCGCCGGCCCGCACCGCTCCGCCGAGCTCGTCGAGCTCGACACCCGCACCGGCCGCAGCCGTGTGGTCGGCGCCGCGCACACCGACGCCGTCGACCCCGCCTACCTCCCCGAGCCCCGGATCCGCACCTTCACCGGCCCCGGCGGGCGGGAGATCCACGCCCAGGTGCACCCGCCGCGCCACCCCGGCTTCACCGGGCCCGAGGGCGAGCTGCCGCCCTATGTGATCTGGGCCCACGGCGGCCCCACCGGCCGCACACCGCTCGTCCTCGACCTGGAGACCGCCTACTTCACCTCGCGGGGCATCGGCGTCGCCAAGGTCGACTACGGCGGCTCGACCGGATACGGCCGGGAGTACCGGGAGCGGCTGCGCGAGCAGTGGGGCGTCGTCGACGTCGAGGACTGCGCGGCCGTCGCGGCGGCCCTCGCCGCCGAGGGCACCGCCGACCCCGCCCGGCTCGCCGTGCGCGGCGGCAGCGCGGGCGGCTGGACCAGCGCCGCGTCCCTCGTCTCCACCGACGTGTACGCCTGCGGCACGATCATCTACCCCGTCCTGGACCTGTGGAGCTGGGCCACCGACGAGACCCACGACTTCGAGTCCCAGTACCTCCACGGACTGATCGGACCGCTCGACAAGGTGCCCGCCCGCTACAAGGAGCGCTCGCCGATCGAGCACGTCGACCGCGTCACGGCCCCGTTCCTGCTGCTCCAGGGCCTCGACGACGTCATCTGTCCGCCCGCGCAGGCCGAGCGCCTCCTCGCCCGCGCGGCCGGCCGGGGCGTCCCGCACGCCTACCTCGCCTTCGAGGGGGAGGGGCACGGCTTCCGCAGGGACGACACCATGACCCAGGCCCTGGAGGCCGAACTCGCCCTGTACGCAAGGACCTTCGGCATCGATCGTACGGACGTGCCTGACCTGGAGTACCGCGCATGA
- a CDS encoding M20/M25/M40 family metallo-hydrolase, with the protein MAEEVRSPDTTSLDEVVTFTSELIRIDTTNRGGGDCRERPAAEYVAERLADAGIEPTLLERTPGRTNVVARIPGTDPSAEALLVHGHLDVVPADPAEWAVHPFSGEVRDGVVWGRGAVDMKNMDAMVLAVVRSWARHGIRPRRDVVLAYTADEEASAEDGSDFLADRHAALFEGCTEGISESGAFSFHPQPGTTLYPIAAGERGTAWLKLTARGRAGHGSKVNTANAVTRLAAAVARIGAHAWPVRLTTTVRAALTELAALYAIDVDTSAPDLDVDLLLDKLGPAAALVESTVRNSANPTMLEAGYKVNVIPGQAVAYVDGRMLPGGEEEFAATMDLLTGPGVEWEFHHREVPLEAPVDSPTFAKLRAAVECFDPAGHVLPFTMSGGTDAKQFSRLGITGYGFSPLRLPPDLDYGALFHGVDERVPVDALHFGVRVLDHYLKSA; encoded by the coding sequence ATGGCTGAGGAGGTCCGGAGCCCGGACACGACGTCGCTCGACGAGGTGGTCACCTTCACCTCCGAGCTCATCCGCATCGACACCACCAACCGGGGCGGCGGCGACTGCCGCGAGCGGCCGGCCGCCGAGTACGTCGCCGAGCGGCTCGCGGACGCCGGGATCGAACCCACCCTCCTGGAGCGGACCCCCGGCCGCACCAACGTGGTGGCGCGGATCCCCGGCACCGACCCCTCGGCCGAGGCGCTCCTCGTCCACGGCCACCTGGACGTGGTGCCCGCCGACCCCGCCGAATGGGCCGTTCACCCCTTCTCCGGCGAGGTGCGCGACGGGGTCGTCTGGGGGCGCGGCGCCGTCGACATGAAGAACATGGACGCGATGGTCCTGGCCGTCGTCCGCTCCTGGGCCCGCCACGGCATCCGGCCCCGCCGCGACGTCGTCCTCGCCTACACCGCCGACGAGGAGGCCAGCGCCGAGGACGGCTCCGACTTCCTCGCCGACCGGCACGCGGCGCTCTTCGAGGGCTGCACGGAGGGCATCAGCGAGTCCGGGGCGTTCAGCTTCCACCCGCAGCCCGGCACCACCCTCTACCCGATCGCGGCGGGGGAGCGGGGCACCGCCTGGCTCAAGCTCACCGCCCGCGGCCGGGCCGGCCACGGCTCCAAGGTGAACACGGCCAACGCCGTCACCCGCCTCGCCGCGGCCGTCGCCCGGATCGGCGCCCACGCCTGGCCGGTCCGCCTCACCACGACCGTCCGCGCCGCCCTCACCGAACTCGCCGCGCTGTACGCCATCGACGTCGACACGAGCGCCCCCGACCTCGACGTCGACCTCCTCCTCGACAAGCTCGGCCCCGCCGCAGCCCTCGTCGAGTCGACCGTCCGCAACAGCGCCAACCCGACGATGCTGGAGGCCGGTTACAAGGTCAACGTCATCCCGGGCCAGGCCGTGGCCTACGTCGACGGGCGGATGCTGCCGGGCGGCGAGGAGGAGTTCGCCGCGACCATGGACCTGCTCACCGGACCCGGCGTGGAGTGGGAGTTCCACCACCGCGAGGTGCCCCTGGAGGCCCCGGTCGACTCCCCTACCTTCGCCAAGCTCCGGGCCGCCGTCGAGTGCTTCGACCCGGCCGGGCACGTCCTGCCGTTCACCATGTCCGGCGGCACGGACGCCAAGCAGTTCTCGCGGCTCGGCATCACCGGCTACGGCTTCTCGCCGCTCCGGCTGCCCCCGGACCTCGACTACGGAGCGCTCTTCCACGGCGTCGACGAGCGCGTCCCGGTGGACGCCCTGCACTTCGGCGTCCGTGTGCTCGACCACTATCTGAAGTCCGCGTAG
- a CDS encoding M55 family metallopeptidase, producing MKILISADMEGATGVTWPADVLPGTPQWERCRAMFTSDVNAAVLGFFDGGADEVLINEAHWSMRNLLLERLDERAEMLTGRHKSLSMVEGVQHGDVDGIAFVGYHTGAGTEGVLAHTYLANSITGVWLNGERASEGLLNAHVVAEYGVPVVLVTGDDLTCEDALGYAPEALKVAVKDHVSRYAAVCRPPARTAADIRAAAKTAAALAVRYEPVGGGPFTVELEFDAEHLGAAATVVPGVARSGERRVAYTSETMYEAIRTFKAVTTIVSAAVEEQYG from the coding sequence ATGAAGATCCTCATCAGCGCCGACATGGAGGGCGCCACCGGTGTGACCTGGCCCGCCGACGTGCTGCCCGGCACGCCGCAGTGGGAGCGGTGCCGCGCGATGTTCACCTCCGACGTGAACGCCGCCGTGCTCGGCTTCTTCGACGGCGGCGCGGACGAGGTCCTCATCAACGAGGCGCACTGGTCCATGCGGAACCTGCTCCTGGAGCGGCTCGACGAGCGGGCCGAGATGCTCACCGGCCGGCACAAGTCCCTCTCGATGGTCGAGGGCGTGCAGCACGGGGACGTCGACGGCATCGCCTTCGTCGGCTACCACACCGGCGCCGGCACCGAGGGCGTCCTCGCGCACACCTACCTCGCCAACTCCATCACCGGGGTCTGGCTGAATGGCGAGCGGGCGAGTGAGGGCCTGCTCAACGCCCATGTGGTCGCGGAGTACGGCGTGCCCGTCGTCCTCGTCACCGGGGACGACCTGACCTGCGAGGACGCCCTCGGCTACGCGCCCGAGGCGCTCAAGGTCGCCGTCAAGGACCACGTCTCGCGGTACGCGGCGGTGTGCCGCCCCCCGGCGAGGACCGCCGCCGACATCCGCGCCGCGGCGAAGACCGCCGCCGCGCTCGCCGTCCGGTACGAGCCGGTCGGGGGCGGCCCGTTCACCGTGGAGCTGGAGTTCGACGCCGAGCACCTGGGCGCCGCCGCCACGGTGGTTCCCGGCGTGGCGCGGAGCGGCGAGCGGCGCGTCGCGTACACCAGCGAGACGATGTACGAGGCAATTCGCACGTTCAAGGCGGTCACGACCATCGTCTCGGCCGCGGTGGAGGAGCAGTATGGCTGA